GCCGATGGCAGCATTAAAAAGCAACGCATTCGTGAGCTGTATGTATTTGAAGGCATGGGCAAGCGGAAAGTGACCGAAGTATATCCCGGCGACCTTTGCGCTGTGGTAGGTGTAGAAGGTTTCAACATTGGCGATACCATTGCCGATTTTGAAAACCCCGAAGCCCTGCCCATCATTAGCGTGGATGAGCCTACCATGAGCATGCTGTTCAGCATCAACAACTCACCCTTCTTTGGTAAAGACGGCAAGTTTGTAACCAGCCGCCACTTGCGTGACCGCCTGATGAAGGAAACCGAAAAGAACCTGGCCCTGCGGGTAAAAGATACCGATAGTGCCGACTCTTTCCTGGTATACGGTCGTGGTATTCTGCATCTGGGTGTACTCATCGAAACCATGCGCCGCGAAGGCTACGAACTCACCGTAGGCCAGCCGCAGGTATTGGTAAAAGAAATTGATGGCCACAAAAATGAACCTTACGAATCGCTGGTAGTGGATGTGCCCGAAGAGTTTGCTTCTAAAGTAATTGACCTGGTTACCCGTCGCAAAGGCGAACTGCATGTGATGGAAACCAAGGGCGAAATGCAGCACCTCGAATTTGAAATTCCCAGCCGCGGTTTGATTGGCCTGCGTACCAACATGCTGACCGCTACTGCCGGCGAAGCTGTAATGGCGCACCGCTTTCTCGATTACAAGCCTTGGAAAGGACCCATCCCCGGTCGAAACAACGGTGTGATGCTGGCCAAAGAAGCTGGTTCTACTACTGCCTACTCTCTGGATAAACTGCAGGATCGTGGTTTCTTCTTTGTAGACCCGGGTGAAGATGTATACGCCGGTATGATTATTGGCGAAAACAACAAGCCTGGCGATTTGATTGTAAACCCCAATGAAGGCAAGAAACTCACCAACCACCGTGCCAGCGGTAGCGATGCGGCTACCAGCATTGCCCCCAAAACGCTGCTCACTTTGGAAGAGTGTATGGAATACATTCAGCAAGATGAGTGCATTGAAGTAACACCCAACTTCATAAGGATGCGCAAAGTGATTTTGGATGAACACGAACGCAACCGCATTGCTAAGTCGATGAAGAGTGAAGCGTAAGCTGTTGCGTAAATAAGTGAATCAGTTAACTGGTTAATAAGTGAATCCCGGTAGTGCAAACTGCCGGGATTTTTTTATTGGCATATACCGTTACCTGCAACAGCCAACCCTCTCTTCAGCTGGTTGTAGTCACCTGCCTATATTTGTTTCAGGCTTTTGACAGCCCGCAATTGCATGGTACACCTTCAAATTGAAATACCCACCTGGACAGAGTTTGAAAACCAGCTTTTATACAGTGCCCTGCACTTAGCTGAATCCGGCACCATCAAATTCACCTACCGATTCAACACCAGCCTCAGGCCAGCCACCTCTTTGTTGCACATCAACGGCAAAACCTGTTTTATGGATTGAGCCGACCAGGTTCAATTCATGGAGGACCCCAACCGTTACCATTGCTATTTCAAACGATCGCTGTTGCCGGAAGATTTCAGGGGAAATGTGCACCCCTTGAATCTCATGGTCAATTTTTCTTACAAGCCTTTTAAGATGCTGGCCAAAATTGGGCCGGAAGGCAGCCTGCACCTCATCAGGAAAAAACAAGTGTCGGAAATAGTGCGGATACTGGATGTGACAGCCAAAAAAACCAACCTGTCGCACCACGCTATGGACATTCGCCACTTCCCTACCAGTGTGGCGGACAACGGTGGCAAAATTTTATACCTCTCCCGCCTGTGGGACCCTGCCCGCCACACCAATCCGGAAGAGAAGGAAAGAAGAAGGATTCAATCAGAAACCCGTATTGCCATATGCCGCACCATTCGCCGTCATTTTCCAGGCAGCATAGTAGGCCTCGCCAACGAACCCTACACCCAGGCAATGGCGCCCGACCTGGTACTGGACAATTCTTTCACTTCGAAG
The Phnomibacter ginsenosidimutans genome window above contains:
- the typA gene encoding translational GTPase TypA, with the translated sequence MQIRNIAIIAHVDHGKTTLVDNIIRSSKVFRDNQEAGELIMDSNDLEKERGITIFSKNMSVVYKDVKINVIDTPGHADFGGEVERVLKMADGVILLVDAFEGPMPQTRFVLQKALQLNLHPIVVINKVDKPNCRPDEVHDAVFELFFNLDATEEQLNFPTYYGSGKNGWFNDSLTPTDNILPLMDGILKHVPEPKIQEGTLQMQITSLDYSSFLGRIAIGKVARGIIKENQPFSLVQADGSIKKQRIRELYVFEGMGKRKVTEVYPGDLCAVVGVEGFNIGDTIADFENPEALPIISVDEPTMSMLFSINNSPFFGKDGKFVTSRHLRDRLMKETEKNLALRVKDTDSADSFLVYGRGILHLGVLIETMRREGYELTVGQPQVLVKEIDGHKNEPYESLVVDVPEEFASKVIDLVTRRKGELHVMETKGEMQHLEFEIPSRGLIGLRTNMLTATAGEAVMAHRFLDYKPWKGPIPGRNNGVMLAKEAGSTTAYSLDKLQDRGFFFVDPGEDVYAGMIIGENNKPGDLIVNPNEGKKLTNHRASGSDAATSIAPKTLLTLEECMEYIQQDECIEVTPNFIRMRKVILDEHERNRIAKSMKSEA